A stretch of Candidatus Methylomirabilota bacterium DNA encodes these proteins:
- a CDS encoding acyl-CoA dehydrogenase family protein: MDLTYSLEDLAFRERARRWFEANTPRHELTTLEQRRSWHRTLYEAGYVGMGWPREYGGRDATPMQQAIVADEMARVNAPPTINGLGIGIVGPTIIVHGTEAQKQRYLRKILSAEELWCQLYSEPNAGSDLASLRTRAEDRGDHFEVTGQKIWTSGGLIADWGLLLARTDPRVPKHKGISCFLISLRQPGVEVRPLKQITGSAEFAEVFMTQARVEKSDLIGRLGQGWEIAQTTLSYERGGNSLARVTRYAMAFRQLVESTRTLRRSGRPLLDDPVVRGRLGRLYAELEVQRYAALRVLSALEKGESPGPASSITKLSYSEFEKRFYEVALEILGPYGQASSGLPANLTLPVVGSSGHGNTWPYAFLWSRAGTIYSGSSEIQKNVIGERVLGLPKEPRADRVKV; this comes from the coding sequence GTGGATCTGACGTACTCGCTCGAGGACCTCGCGTTCCGGGAGCGGGCGCGGCGTTGGTTCGAAGCCAACACGCCACGCCACGAGCTGACGACCCTGGAGCAGCGCCGGAGCTGGCACCGCACGCTCTACGAGGCCGGCTACGTCGGGATGGGCTGGCCGCGGGAGTACGGGGGGCGGGACGCCACGCCCATGCAGCAGGCGATCGTGGCGGACGAGATGGCGCGCGTGAACGCGCCGCCCACCATCAACGGCCTCGGCATCGGCATCGTGGGGCCCACCATCATCGTGCACGGCACCGAGGCCCAGAAGCAGCGCTATCTCCGCAAGATCCTCAGTGCCGAGGAACTGTGGTGCCAGCTCTACTCCGAGCCCAACGCAGGCTCGGACCTGGCCAGCCTCAGGACGCGCGCCGAGGATCGGGGCGATCACTTCGAGGTCACCGGCCAGAAGATCTGGACCAGTGGCGGGCTCATCGCCGACTGGGGCTTGCTCCTGGCCCGCACCGACCCTCGCGTCCCCAAGCACAAAGGGATCTCCTGCTTCCTCATCTCCCTGCGCCAGCCCGGCGTGGAGGTGCGCCCGCTCAAGCAGATCACGGGGAGCGCGGAGTTCGCCGAGGTGTTCATGACCCAGGCCCGCGTCGAGAAGAGCGACCTGATCGGCCGCCTGGGGCAGGGCTGGGAGATCGCGCAGACCACGCTGTCCTACGAGCGCGGCGGCAACTCGCTGGCCCGCGTGACCCGCTACGCCATGGCCTTCCGCCAGCTGGTGGAATCGACCAGGACCCTGCGCCGGAGCGGCCGGCCCCTGCTCGACGATCCGGTCGTCCGGGGCCGGCTCGGGCGCCTCTACGCCGAGCTCGAGGTCCAGCGCTATGCGGCGCTCCGGGTGCTGAGCGCGCTCGAGAAGGGCGAGTCTCCGGGACCGGCGTCCTCCATCACCAAGCTCTCCTACAGCGAGTTCGAGAAGCGTTTCTACGAGGTGGCGCTGGAGATCCTGGGACCCTACGGCCAGGCGTCTTCGGGCCTGCCGGCGAACCTCACCTTGCCCGTCGTCGGCTCCTCCGGCCACGGCAACACGTGGCCCTACGCGTTTCTGTGGTCACGGGCGGGCACGATCTACTCGGGCTCGTCGGAGATCCAGAAGAACGTGATCGGCGAGCGCGTGCTGGGGCTCCCCAAGGAGCCGCGGGCCGACCGGGTGAAGGTCTGA